One part of the Lapillicoccus jejuensis genome encodes these proteins:
- a CDS encoding alpha/beta fold hydrolase, producing the protein MSTTSRVTGANGVQLHVEDSGGDGRPVVLVHGWPLSGASWEKQVPALTGAGLRVVTYDRRGFGRSDKPADGYDYDTFAADLKGVVDGLGLTDVSLVGFSMGGGEVARYVGTYGESGVHSVAFVAAVPPYLLKGGDNPDGALDEAAVQGMKDGLAADRDGFFPQFTRDFFSVDGELEVSEADVDAAVALAQQSDQQAALACITAFGTTDFRADLEKITVPTLVVHGDGDAIVPAEASGKRTAATVPGAQLHLVEGGPHGLTHSHPDELNQALVTFLTR; encoded by the coding sequence ATGAGCACCACCAGCCGCGTCACCGGCGCGAACGGCGTCCAGCTGCACGTCGAGGACTCCGGCGGCGACGGTCGCCCCGTCGTCCTCGTCCACGGCTGGCCGCTCAGCGGCGCCTCCTGGGAGAAGCAGGTCCCCGCCCTCACCGGCGCCGGCCTGCGCGTCGTCACCTACGACCGGCGCGGGTTCGGTCGGTCCGACAAGCCCGCGGACGGCTACGACTACGACACCTTCGCCGCCGACCTCAAGGGCGTCGTCGACGGGCTCGGGCTCACCGACGTCTCCCTCGTCGGCTTCTCGATGGGCGGCGGCGAGGTCGCGCGCTACGTCGGGACGTACGGCGAGTCGGGCGTCCACAGCGTCGCCTTCGTCGCCGCCGTGCCGCCGTACCTGCTCAAGGGCGGGGACAACCCGGACGGCGCGCTCGACGAGGCCGCCGTGCAGGGGATGAAGGACGGGCTGGCCGCCGACCGTGACGGGTTCTTCCCGCAGTTCACCCGCGACTTCTTCTCGGTGGACGGCGAGCTCGAGGTCTCCGAGGCCGACGTCGACGCGGCCGTCGCGCTCGCGCAGCAGTCGGACCAGCAGGCGGCGCTCGCGTGCATCACGGCCTTCGGCACGACCGACTTCCGCGCCGACCTCGAGAAGATCACCGTGCCGACCCTCGTCGTGCACGGCGACGGCGACGCCATCGTGCCGGCCGAGGCCTCCGGGAAGCGCACCGCCGCGACCGTGCCGGGCGCGCAGCTGCACCTCGTCGAGGGCGGCCCGCACGGCCTGACCCACAGCCACCCGGACGAGCTCAACCAGGCGCTCGTGACCTTCCTCACCCGCTGA
- a CDS encoding helix-turn-helix transcriptional regulator, with product MFIGADLERTPEESARHLERRTRERVLADISEHAPVTAAQIGERLGLTPAAVRRHLDALAEQSVIEEQVPAGTASRGRGRPARAWVLSEAGHRALEHDYEDLAAQALRFLASHAGPDAVDAFARERVGELAARYAAAVAPYDDPQQRVGALVEAMTQDGYAASARPVGLPGTSRHGVQLCQGHCPVGGVAEEFPAICDAETEAISRLLGVHVQRLATLAGGAHVCTTFVPTPAPAGTPETTTAHTTDERSPR from the coding sequence GTGTTTATCGGAGCGGACCTCGAGCGCACGCCGGAGGAGTCGGCGCGCCATCTCGAGCGCCGCACCCGCGAGCGGGTCCTCGCCGACATCAGCGAGCACGCCCCGGTGACCGCGGCGCAGATCGGGGAGCGGCTGGGGCTGACCCCGGCCGCGGTCCGTCGCCACCTCGACGCCCTCGCCGAGCAGTCGGTCATCGAGGAGCAGGTGCCCGCCGGCACGGCCTCGCGCGGCCGTGGTCGACCGGCCCGCGCGTGGGTCCTCTCCGAGGCCGGGCACCGCGCCCTCGAGCACGACTACGAGGACCTCGCCGCGCAGGCCCTGCGCTTCCTCGCCAGCCACGCCGGCCCCGACGCCGTCGACGCGTTCGCGCGCGAGCGGGTCGGCGAGCTGGCCGCCCGGTACGCCGCAGCCGTGGCCCCGTACGACGACCCGCAGCAGCGGGTCGGTGCGCTCGTCGAGGCGATGACCCAGGACGGGTACGCCGCCAGCGCCCGCCCGGTCGGGCTGCCCGGCACCTCGCGGCACGGGGTGCAGCTGTGCCAGGGACACTGTCCCGTCGGCGGGGTGGCCGAGGAGTTCCCCGCCATCTGCGACGCCGAGACCGAGGCCATCTCGCGTCTGCTCGGTGTCCACGTCCAGCGCCTGGCCACCCTGGCCGGCGGCGCCCACGTCTGCACGACGTTCGTGCCCACCCCGGCCCCGGCCGGGACCCCCGAGACCACCACCGCCCACACCACCGATGAAAGGTCGCCCCGATGA
- the sufB gene encoding Fe-S cluster assembly protein SufB, producing MTSSVEELNPGLKDLGRYEYGWADSDAAGALAKRGLSEDTVRNISALKNEPQWMLDLRLRSLKLFGKKPMPTWGSDLTGIDFQNIKYFVRSTEKQATSWDDLPEDIKRTYDKLGIPEAEKQRLIAGVAAQYESEVVYHQIREDLEEKGVIFVDTDTGLREHEDLFREYFTSVIPAGDNKFASLNTAVWSGGSFIYVPKNVKVDIPLQAYFRINTENMGQFERTLIIADEGSDVHYVEGCTAPIYKSDSLHSAVVEIVVKKNARVRYTTIQNWSNNVYNLVTKRATCAEGATMEWIDGNIGSKVTMKYPAVYLLGEHAKGETLSIAFAGEGQHQDAGAKMVHQAPNTSSTIVSKSVARGGGRTSYRGLIQVMEGATNSRSTVRCDALLVDSISRSDTYPYVDVREDDVQMGHEATVSKVSADQLFYLQSRGMSEEEAMAMIVRGFVEPIARELPMEYALELNRLIELQMEGAVG from the coding sequence ATGACGTCGTCCGTCGAGGAGCTCAACCCCGGACTGAAGGACCTCGGTCGCTACGAGTACGGCTGGGCCGACAGCGACGCCGCCGGCGCGCTGGCCAAGCGCGGCCTGAGCGAGGACACGGTGCGCAACATCAGCGCGCTGAAGAACGAGCCGCAGTGGATGCTGGACCTGCGGCTGCGGTCGCTGAAGCTCTTCGGCAAGAAGCCCATGCCGACCTGGGGCTCGGACCTGACCGGGATCGACTTCCAGAACATCAAGTACTTCGTGCGCTCCACGGAGAAGCAGGCCACCTCCTGGGACGACCTGCCCGAGGACATCAAGCGCACCTACGACAAGCTCGGTATCCCCGAGGCGGAGAAGCAGCGCCTCATCGCCGGCGTCGCCGCGCAGTACGAGTCGGAGGTCGTCTACCACCAGATCCGCGAGGACCTGGAGGAGAAGGGCGTCATCTTCGTCGACACGGACACCGGTCTGCGCGAGCACGAGGACCTGTTCCGCGAGTACTTCACCTCGGTGATCCCCGCCGGCGACAACAAGTTCGCCTCGCTCAACACCGCGGTGTGGTCGGGCGGCTCGTTCATCTACGTGCCGAAGAACGTCAAGGTCGACATCCCGCTGCAGGCCTACTTCCGGATCAACACCGAGAACATGGGCCAGTTCGAGCGGACGCTGATCATCGCCGACGAGGGCTCCGACGTGCACTACGTCGAGGGCTGCACCGCGCCGATCTACAAGTCGGACTCGCTGCACTCCGCGGTGGTCGAGATCGTCGTGAAGAAGAACGCCCGCGTGCGCTACACGACGATCCAGAACTGGTCGAACAACGTCTACAACCTCGTCACCAAGCGCGCCACGTGCGCCGAGGGCGCGACGATGGAGTGGATCGACGGCAACATCGGCTCCAAGGTGACGATGAAGTACCCGGCGGTCTACCTCCTCGGCGAGCACGCCAAGGGCGAGACCCTCTCGATCGCCTTCGCGGGCGAGGGCCAGCACCAGGACGCCGGCGCGAAGATGGTCCACCAGGCGCCGAACACCTCCTCGACGATCGTCTCGAAGTCGGTCGCGCGCGGCGGTGGCCGCACGTCGTACCGCGGCCTCATCCAGGTCATGGAAGGCGCGACGAACAGCCGCTCCACCGTGCGCTGCGACGCGCTGCTCGTCGACTCGATCAGCCGGTCCGACACCTACCCCTACGTCGACGTCCGCGAGGACGACGTGCAGATGGGTCACGAGGCGACCGTCTCCAAGGTGTCCGCGGACCAGCTCTTCTACCTCCAGTCCCGCGGGATGTCGGAGGAGGAGGCGATGGCGATGATCGTGCGCGGCTTCGTCGAGCCGATCGCGCGCGAGCTGCCCATGGAGTACGCCCTCGAGCTGAACCGCCTCATCGAGCTGCAGATGGAAGGAGCAGTCGGCTGA
- the sufD gene encoding Fe-S cluster assembly protein SufD — MPLLEKTTGAPAGAPGTQGHTDSAEAFVPDQSRAERRTSFDVADIPVPGGREEEWRFTPVDRLRPLFADRAGDDHDGDPAASYDVEGPTEAFPGTLAAGQAPRGSVLVPADRAAVVASANVEQALHVRVPAEAEYDVPLRVQVHGHGAGRRSNGHVVIEAGRHSRAVVVLEHTGSSDHTGNVEVLVGDGAQLTVVTIQHWDDDAHHLGQHDALVGRDATYKHIAVTLGGGIVRLNANVRYAGPGGDATLLGVYFADSGQHLEHRSFVDHDQPRCKSLVTYKGALQGESAHTVWVGDVLIRAEATDTETYELNRNLVLTDGARADSVPNLEIETGEIVGAGHASATGRFDDEQLFYLQARGIPEDQARRLVVRGFLVDVVNQIPVAELRDRLYADIDAELAGAAAAGAQVGAQVGAGA, encoded by the coding sequence ATGCCGCTGTTGGAGAAGACCACCGGAGCCCCCGCAGGGGCTCCGGGCACGCAGGGCCACACCGACTCCGCCGAGGCGTTCGTCCCGGACCAGTCGCGCGCCGAGCGACGCACGTCGTTCGACGTCGCCGACATCCCGGTGCCGGGCGGTCGCGAGGAGGAGTGGCGCTTCACCCCCGTCGACCGGCTCCGCCCGCTGTTCGCGGACCGCGCCGGCGACGACCACGACGGCGACCCCGCGGCGTCGTACGACGTCGAGGGGCCGACCGAGGCGTTCCCCGGCACCCTCGCCGCGGGCCAGGCGCCGCGGGGCAGCGTCCTCGTGCCTGCCGACCGCGCCGCGGTCGTCGCGTCGGCCAACGTCGAGCAGGCGCTGCACGTGCGCGTCCCCGCCGAGGCCGAGTACGACGTCCCGCTGCGGGTCCAGGTGCACGGGCACGGCGCCGGGCGCCGCTCGAACGGCCACGTCGTCATCGAGGCGGGCCGTCACAGCCGGGCCGTCGTCGTCCTCGAGCACACCGGCTCGAGCGACCACACCGGCAACGTCGAGGTGCTCGTCGGCGACGGCGCCCAGCTGACCGTCGTGACGATCCAGCACTGGGACGACGACGCCCACCACCTCGGGCAGCACGACGCGCTCGTCGGCCGCGACGCGACGTACAAACACATCGCGGTCACCCTCGGCGGCGGCATCGTCCGGCTCAACGCCAACGTGCGGTACGCCGGCCCGGGCGGCGACGCGACGCTGCTCGGCGTCTACTTCGCCGACAGCGGCCAGCACCTCGAGCACCGCAGCTTCGTCGACCACGACCAGCCGCGCTGCAAGAGCCTCGTCACCTACAAGGGCGCGCTGCAGGGCGAGTCGGCGCACACCGTCTGGGTGGGCGACGTGCTCATCCGGGCGGAGGCGACCGACACCGAGACCTACGAGCTCAACCGCAACCTCGTCCTCACCGACGGGGCGCGGGCCGACTCGGTGCCCAACCTCGAGATCGAGACCGGCGAGATCGTCGGCGCCGGGCACGCCTCGGCCACCGGCCGGTTCGATGACGAGCAGCTGTTCTACCTGCAGGCCCGCGGCATCCCCGAGGACCAGGCCCGCCGGCTCGTCGTGCGCGGCTTCCTCGTCGACGTCGTCAACCAGATCCCCGTCGCCGAGCTGCGCGACCGGCTCTACGCCGACATCGACGCCGAGCTCGCCGGGGCGGCCGCCGCGGGCGCCCAGGTCGGGGCGCAGGTCGGGGCGGGCGCGTGA
- a CDS encoding non-heme iron oxygenase ferredoxin subunit, producing MSAQPDTTSADAQDGFTPVCAVGDVAPGTAARADVDGRIVALVRDADGGWHCVDDRCTHADVSLAEGEVDGCTLECWLHGSRFDLRTGEPSGPPATRPVAVHEVRVDGDDVLVRLSR from the coding sequence GTGAGCGCTCAGCCCGACACGACGTCCGCCGACGCGCAGGACGGGTTCACCCCCGTCTGCGCCGTCGGTGACGTCGCCCCCGGCACGGCCGCGCGGGCCGACGTCGACGGGCGGATCGTCGCGCTGGTGCGCGACGCCGACGGCGGCTGGCACTGCGTCGACGACCGTTGCACCCACGCCGACGTCTCGCTCGCCGAGGGCGAGGTCGACGGCTGCACCCTCGAGTGCTGGCTGCACGGCTCGCGCTTCGACCTGCGCACCGGCGAGCCGTCCGGACCGCCGGCGACGCGGCCCGTCGCCGTCCATGAGGTCCGCGTCGACGGCGACGACGTGCTCGTGCGCCTGTCCCGCTGA
- the sufC gene encoding Fe-S cluster assembly ATPase SufC: MTTLEIRDLHVTVDAGDGPEAGDGVKEILRGVDLTVRSGETHAIMGPNGSGKSTLAYSIAGHPKYTVTSGTVTLDGEDVLAMSVDERARAGLFLAMQYPVEVPGVTVSNFLRTAKTAIDGEAPKLRTWVKDVRTAMDELRMDPAFAERNVNEGFSGGEKKRHEILQMELLKPKVAILDETDSGLDVDALRIVSEGVNRAKEGTDVGVLLITHYTRILRYIKPDFVHVFVDGKVVEEGGPELAQRLEDEGYDRFLTPAKA; encoded by the coding sequence ATGACCACGCTCGAGATCCGCGACCTGCACGTCACGGTCGACGCCGGTGACGGCCCGGAGGCCGGCGACGGCGTCAAGGAGATCCTCCGCGGCGTCGACCTCACGGTCCGCTCCGGTGAGACCCACGCCATCATGGGTCCCAACGGCTCCGGCAAGTCCACGCTGGCCTACTCGATCGCCGGCCACCCCAAGTACACCGTCACCAGCGGCACCGTCACCCTCGACGGCGAGGACGTCCTCGCGATGTCGGTCGACGAGCGCGCCCGCGCCGGCCTGTTCCTCGCGATGCAGTACCCCGTCGAGGTCCCCGGCGTGACCGTGTCGAACTTCCTGCGCACCGCCAAGACCGCCATCGACGGCGAGGCGCCCAAGCTGCGCACCTGGGTCAAGGACGTCCGCACCGCGATGGACGAGCTGCGGATGGACCCGGCCTTCGCCGAGCGCAACGTCAACGAGGGCTTCTCCGGCGGCGAGAAGAAGCGCCACGAGATCCTCCAGATGGAGCTGCTCAAGCCCAAGGTCGCCATCCTCGACGAGACCGACTCCGGCCTCGACGTCGACGCGCTGCGGATCGTCAGCGAGGGCGTCAACCGCGCCAAGGAGGGCACCGACGTCGGCGTCCTGCTCATCACGCACTACACGCGGATCCTGCGCTACATCAAGCCCGACTTCGTCCACGTCTTCGTCGACGGCAAGGTCGTCGAGGAGGGTGGCCCGGAGCTGGCCCAGCGTCTCGAGGACGAGGGCTACGACCGCTTCCTCACCCCCGCGAAGGCGTGA
- a CDS encoding SufS family cysteine desulfurase, which yields MSPTAAGTGAPYGEPFTDEEVTAIRGDFPILTRTVRDGRPLVYLDSGATSQKPWVVLAAEQEFYERHNSAVHRGAHQLSEEGTGLYEAAREIIAGLVGAPAHEVVFTKNATESLNLVAYAFSNAGAGGGGATGAAADRFRIGPGDEVLVTQMEHHANLVPWQELCRRTGATLRWVPVTADGLLDLTTLDELLTERTKVFAFTHVSNVLGTVNPVRELADRAHAVGALVVLDACQSAPHLAIDVAELDVDLLAFSGHKLFGPLGIGVLWGRAELLDAMPVFLTGGSMIETVTMEGSTYAPVPQKFEAGVPAAAQAIGLAAAVQYLTELGLDRVAAHERRLTQALLDGLAQRPWVRVVGPAGAEERGATVAFVVEAGGESVHAHDVGQVLDDAGIAVRVGHHCAWPLHRALGVTATTRATFAAYNTLDEVQVLLDALDRVPATFGLPVGEKVAS from the coding sequence GTGAGTCCCACGGCGGCCGGCACCGGGGCGCCGTACGGCGAGCCCTTCACCGACGAGGAGGTCACCGCGATCCGCGGCGACTTCCCCATCCTCACGCGCACCGTCCGCGACGGGCGCCCGCTGGTCTACCTGGACTCGGGCGCCACGTCGCAGAAGCCGTGGGTCGTGCTGGCCGCCGAGCAGGAGTTCTACGAGCGGCACAACTCGGCCGTCCACCGCGGGGCGCACCAGCTCTCCGAGGAGGGCACCGGGCTGTACGAGGCCGCGCGCGAGATCATCGCGGGCCTCGTCGGCGCGCCGGCGCACGAGGTCGTCTTCACCAAGAACGCCACCGAGTCGCTCAACCTCGTCGCGTACGCGTTCTCCAACGCCGGCGCCGGCGGCGGGGGAGCGACCGGGGCGGCCGCCGACCGGTTCCGGATCGGGCCGGGCGACGAGGTGCTCGTCACGCAGATGGAGCACCACGCCAACCTCGTGCCGTGGCAGGAGCTGTGCCGGCGCACCGGCGCCACGCTGCGTTGGGTGCCGGTGACGGCCGACGGGCTCCTCGACCTGACGACGCTCGACGAGCTGCTCACCGAGCGCACGAAGGTCTTCGCCTTCACGCACGTCTCCAACGTCCTCGGCACCGTCAACCCGGTCCGCGAGCTGGCCGACCGCGCGCACGCCGTCGGGGCGCTCGTGGTCCTCGATGCCTGCCAGTCGGCGCCGCACCTGGCCATCGACGTCGCCGAGCTCGACGTCGACCTGCTCGCCTTCAGTGGTCACAAGCTCTTCGGCCCTCTCGGGATCGGGGTGCTGTGGGGCCGCGCCGAGCTGCTCGACGCCATGCCCGTGTTCCTCACCGGCGGGTCGATGATCGAGACGGTGACGATGGAGGGCTCGACGTACGCCCCCGTTCCGCAGAAGTTCGAGGCCGGTGTGCCCGCCGCGGCGCAGGCCATCGGCCTGGCGGCGGCCGTGCAGTACCTCACCGAGCTCGGGCTCGACCGGGTCGCCGCGCACGAGCGCCGGCTGACCCAGGCGCTGCTCGACGGGCTCGCCCAGCGGCCGTGGGTGCGCGTCGTCGGCCCGGCGGGCGCCGAGGAGCGGGGCGCGACCGTCGCGTTCGTCGTCGAGGCGGGGGGCGAGTCCGTCCACGCCCACGACGTCGGCCAGGTCCTCGACGACGCCGGTATCGCCGTCCGGGTCGGGCACCACTGCGCCTGGCCGCTGCACCGCGCGCTCGGGGTGACCGCGACGACCCGGGCCACCTTCGCGGCCTACAACACGCTCGACGAGGTCCAGGTCCTGCTCGACGCGCTCGACCGGGTGCCGGCGACGTTCGGGCTGCCCGTGGGCGAGAAGGTGGCCTCCTGA
- the sufU gene encoding Fe-S cluster assembly sulfur transfer protein SufU, with the protein MDLYQELILDHSKRPRHAGLREPFDAEVHHVNPTCGDEVTLRVEVDGEGEDAVVRDLSYDALGCSISVASTSVLAEEVTGKPVAQALEVVAAMRAMVTSKGKDSGDEDVLGDGVALAGVAKYPSRVKCALLGWTAFTDALARSGVDIAPVTTAPTR; encoded by the coding sequence ATGGACCTCTACCAGGAGCTCATCCTCGACCACAGCAAGCGCCCCCGGCACGCCGGGCTGCGCGAGCCGTTCGACGCCGAGGTGCACCACGTCAACCCGACCTGCGGCGACGAGGTGACGCTGCGCGTCGAGGTCGACGGCGAGGGCGAGGACGCGGTCGTCCGCGACCTCTCGTACGACGCCCTCGGCTGCTCGATCTCCGTCGCCTCCACCTCGGTGCTCGCCGAGGAGGTCACCGGCAAGCCGGTGGCGCAGGCCCTCGAGGTCGTCGCCGCCATGCGCGCGATGGTCACCTCGAAGGGGAAGGACTCCGGCGACGAGGACGTTCTCGGGGACGGCGTCGCCCTGGCCGGCGTCGCGAAGTACCCCTCGCGGGTCAAGTGCGCGTTGCTGGGCTGGACGGCCTTCACCGACGCGCTCGCCCGCAGCGGGGTCGACATCGCCCCCGTGACCACCGCCCCCACCCGCTGA
- a CDS encoding metal-sulfur cluster assembly factor — MTDTQRPVDVADVEEAMRDVVDPELGINVVDLGLVYGITVDSGAAAVIDMTLTSAACPLTDVIEDQTATALDGLTNGFRINWVWMPPWGPDKITDDGREQLRALGFNL; from the coding sequence ATGACCGACACCCAGCGCCCCGTCGACGTCGCCGACGTCGAGGAGGCCATGCGCGACGTCGTCGACCCCGAGCTGGGGATCAACGTCGTCGACCTCGGCCTCGTCTACGGCATCACCGTCGACTCCGGCGCCGCCGCCGTCATCGACATGACGCTGACGTCGGCGGCCTGCCCGCTGACCGACGTCATCGAGGACCAGACCGCCACCGCGCTCGACGGCCTCACCAACGGCTTCCGGATCAACTGGGTCTGGATGCCGCCGTGGGGTCCGGACAAGATCACCGACGACGGCCGCGAGCAGCTGCGCGCCCTCGGCTTCAACCTCTGA